In Vigna unguiculata cultivar IT97K-499-35 chromosome 3, ASM411807v1, whole genome shotgun sequence, a single genomic region encodes these proteins:
- the LOC114176124 gene encoding F-box/kelch-repeat protein At1g26930-like — translation MLEGRSCVVRLFPSSCQADNKWSFMAYLPDLDTKNGKRPSDDADCEEESQPRKINRRAESVHPGGDTVRVLSQQQRLYDADDSVEEDERKDLEVKNKEEENESGDSSDWSERQMEQEEHQGGDSSDSGSLLPRMNRDSSIACLSRCSRSDYGSLASLNKSFRNTIRSGELYRWRRLKGIVEHWIYFSCALLEWEAYDPIRERWMHLPRMASNECFMCSDKESLAVGTELIVFGRELRSHVIYRYSLLTNSWSSGMRMNGPRCLFGSASLGEIAILAGGCDSEGRILDSAELYNSENQSWEVLPSMNKPRKMCSGVFMDRKFYVIGGIGGKDCKLLTCGEEYNLQSRTWTEIPNMSPGRSATSDMPATAEAPPLVAVVNNELYAADYADMEVKKYDKERRFWRSIGRLPERVVSMNGWGLAFRACGDKLIVIGGPRTHGEGFIELNSCVPGEGPLQWNLLARKRSGNFVYNCAVMGC, via the coding sequence ATGTTGGAAGGCCGTTCGTGCGTGGTTAGGTTGTTTCCGAGCTCTTGTCAGGCAGATAACAAGTGGTCTTTCATGGCATACCTGCCAGACTTGGACACGAAGAATGGCAAACGCCCTTCTGATGATGCCGATTGCGAAGAAGAATCTCAGCCCAGGAAGATTAACAGGAGAGCTGAATCTGTCCATCCAGGGGGGGACACAGTTCGAGTTCTTTCTCAACAACAACGACTGTATGATGCTGATGATTCTGTGGAGGAGGATGAGAGGAAGGACCTTGAAGTTAAGAACAAGGAGGAAGAGAATGAGTCCGGAGATTCGTCAGATTGGAGTGAACGGCAGATGGAGCAGGAAGAGCATCAAGGTGGGGATTCATCAGATTCGGGTTCTCTTCTGCCGAGAATGAACCGGGACAGCTCAATCGCATGTCTGAGCCGATGTTCGAGGTCCGATTATGGTTCTCTGGCGTCACTGAATAAGAGCTTTCGGAACACAATCAGAAGTGGGGAGCTGTACAGGTGGAGGAGACTGAAAGGGATAGTGGAACACTGGATTTATTTTTCCTGTGCCCTTCTGGAATGGGAGGCCTACGATCCAATTCGTGAAAGGTGGATGCATCTGCCAAGAATGGCTTCCAACGAATGCTTCATGTGTTCGGACAAGGAGTCTCTGGCCGTAGGTACGGAGCTTATTGTGTTTGGGAGGGAGCTGAGGTCTCATGTGATTTACAGATACAGTCTTTTGACGAACTCGTGGTCATCTGGGATGAGGATGAACGGTCCAAGGTGTTTGTTTGGATCTGCGAGCCTCGGGGAGATTGCTATTCTGGCGGGTGGGTGTGATTCGGAGGGTCGGATTCTTGACTCGGCCGAACTGTACAACTCCGAGAATCAAAGCTGGGAGGTTCTCCCGAGCATGAACAAGCCCAGGAAGATGTGCTCTGGTGTCTTCATGGATAGAAAGTTTTATGTTATTGGGGGAATCGGCGGAAAAGATTGTAAGCTTCTTACATGTGGTGAGGAATACAACTTACAAAGTAGAACATGGACAGAAATCCCTAACATGTCCCCCGGACGCAGTGCTACCTCTGACATGCCTGCAACAGCGGAGGCACCACCTCTGGTTGCGGTTGTAAATAATGAACTTTATGCTGCTGATTACGCTGACATGGAGGTGAAAAAATACGATAAAGAGAGAAGATTTTGGCGCAGCATTGGGAGGCTGCCTGAACGAGTAGTTTCGATGAATGGTTGGGGTCTTGCATTCAGGGCATGTGGAGATAAGCTAATTGTGATTGGTGGTCCGAGAACTCACGGTGAAGGTTTTATCGAACTCAATTCCTGTGTCCCTGGTGAAGGACCTCTACAGTGGAATCTACTTGCCAGAAAACGCTCTGGCAACTTTGTTTATAATTGTGCTGTCATGGGATGCTGA